A single Calidifontibacter indicus DNA region contains:
- a CDS encoding lycopene cyclase domain-containing protein, with protein sequence MSYTVLAVLGVVASIALDRWGLRTRLTTSRTWWLSYAIIVFFQILTNGWLTGRRIVQYNPDVIIGDSEVVAFGRGRLLFAPVEDLAFGFALVLTSCAVWVWSGRREKASA encoded by the coding sequence ATGTCGTACACCGTCCTGGCCGTCCTCGGTGTCGTGGCGAGCATCGCTCTCGACCGATGGGGTCTGCGCACCCGGCTGACCACGTCGCGCACGTGGTGGTTGTCGTACGCGATCATCGTGTTCTTCCAGATCCTGACCAACGGTTGGCTGACCGGCCGCCGCATCGTGCAGTACAACCCTGACGTCATCATCGGCGACTCCGAGGTCGTGGCGTTCGGACGTGGACGCCTTCTTTTCGCACCTGTCGAGGACCTCGCCTTCGGATTCGCGTTGGTGCTCACCAGTTGCGCGGTGTGGGTCTGGTCGGGACGCCGGGAGAAGGCGTCGGCATGA